ATTTGAATCCTAAATCATGGGGAGAAGTTTTGGGCTATTTCGGCTATGGGTATATGTTTGGCGCTTTGTTCGGCGGGGTTCTCGCAGATAAAAAGGGTCCGAAATTTGTCTGGATTTTATTCGGGACGTTATGGTCGATATTCGAAGCAGGGACAGCGTTTGCCGGAGATATTGGAATGGCGATGTTCGGCGGCTCGGCAATTGCAGGTTTTGCGATTTTTCGTATCTTGTTCGGATTTGCTGAAGGGCCGGCTTTTTCTACCATTAACCGTACGATGGCGAACTGGGCAGCTCCAAAAGAGAGAGGGTTTGTTGCATCCCTCGGCGTGTTGGGAGCTCCGCTAGGTTCCTTGATTACTGCGCCGGTTGCGGTCGGATTGCTCTCCGTTACCAGTTGGCAAACGACATTTCTCATTCTTGGAGCGATCGGGATTATCTGGGTAATTATCTGGGCTAAAGTATTTAAAAACAAACCGGACGAACATCCAAGCGTTTCGAAAGAAGAACTTGAGGAAATACGTTCATCGAAAGATTTGCTGGCAAACGAAACGACATTGGTACAAGCGGAAAAGGAACGTATTACTGTCGGCGATTTCTTTAAAAATCCGACGCTGTTCTTTAATGCCATTGGTTACTTCGCTTTCCAATATGTGAATTTTCTGCTTTTGACATGGACACCGAAGTACTTGCAAGATCAATTTCATTATTCACTCGGAAAATTGTGGTATCTTGGCATGATCCCATGGATTGGCGCATGTGCAACAGTCTTATTGGGCGGTAAAATCTCTGATTCTCTGCGTCGTAAAACCGGAAGTCTGAAAGTTGCCCGTTCAGGTCTTGCTGTTGTTTCCCTGTTGCTTACAGCGATCTGTTTCTTGGCAATACCTGCAGTTCATAGCGTCACAGCCGTCTTGCTGCTGATGGCAGTCGGCAATGCGTTCAACTTTTTGCCGAATTCCGTCTATTGGACGATCATTATCGACACTGAGCCGTCAAAAGCTGGTACATTTGGCGGGATTACACACTTTATTACCAATATTGCAACAATCGTCGCACCGATGTTGACAGGATATCTTGTTGCAGATAGCGGTTATAAAGCGATGTTTATTGCAGCTGCGATCGCAGCAGTGGTTGGTATGCTGGCGATGATTTTTGTAAACCCAGGCAGAAACAATCGTGGACAAATCAACAAGGTCACTGCTGCGTAACCGTTTGCGTGCAACAGTATCCAGAGAAACGAAGCAGCATATCCAAAAGCAATAGCAAAAACCGACGCCCTTTTTTTGCTGGGGTTGTCGGCTTTTTTTATCGCCAAAGCAAACAAATCAAGCACTTTTATCGTCTATTATTATACTAACAGTAACTTAATCCTGAATCCGTGACGATAGTCACCAAGTGCCTGGGCAGGCGTGATTACACCTACCCCAAGGTACCATTTTTTATGCGATTACCAGAAACGTTAGTTGGTTTTGCCGTTTCGTCAGGTTCGTATGTTCAAGTGCTCAGGGATTTTGCTTTTGGATAATTGCCGATATTTATCACAATTGGATGATTTTTGTCATTTTCTGTTGATTCATAGTTGTAACTTTATGTTAGAATAGTTGATAAGATGCGAATAAGAAGGCGGTATATGTGGAACGTTGGTCACTGAATCGTTTGGAAATCGAGACAATTAACGCGAGAACTTCAATAGATTTGTTGCAGGAACTGACAACTCCTGTGTATCAAAGGGCCGGGTTTCAATATACCAATGACGTTGTCACCATTCCAAGATATTTTTATCGTCTGGTTGGCAATGATCAAAGTGAGAAAGAATATTACAAGAAAGTCGAACAATTTTATTTGGCAGTTGAGAAACTTGGAGAATTGGGCAATTGCATCACAGATGGATTGGACCGAATGATTTCAGAGGATTTTTTACGATTGTTTGCTTCGGCCTGGGATCGGATTGCGTTGCTGTCAGACATTCAGCCGGATCGGGTCATTCAGATCTTGCGTACATATGAGCTGTTTCCCGATTTTCCAAACAAGGTATTGCAAAAGCAATTTCAGGAAAATTTCAAGGGATTGCTGGAATATTATTTTGATATCAGCCAAGAAATGCTAGAACCGGAAGAATTCAAATCGATCCTTCAGTATTGTATGCATTGGTTGCAAGTGTATCTCAAGCCGATGTGCATGAACTATGATTATATATACTCGAATCCGAAGTTTTTTTATTACGGAATGATCACAAAAGAAGAGATTTTTTTTCTGATTTACGCAGCCAGTTTCGGATTTGATGTGGTGTATATGAATCCGCAATCCGAATGTGATTTTACTCTGCTTGATCCGCAACAATTGTTTAGTATCGAGGAACTTACCTATCAACGAACAGCGATCCGCCCATTGCATACGATTCAAACACAGGAACGGGCGGAGACGTTGGCATATCAGTCAACGATCGAGATTGACCAAATGTTGCAGGAGACGGAGACGATCGCATTCAAAAGTTGGCAATGCGTGGATTGCGAAGTGGAAGCGAAGACGTTAAAAACTACCTATGACGAAATTCTTATTCTGTGGAAAGAACAAGCGATGTTCCGCAGTCACTGGTCTTATGAAAACAATCGTTTGACAATTCCCAATATCTTTGCAAAAGTAATCGGAAGTCTGAGGGATACAAATGCATTTCTCGGTCAGGTGAGGAGATTTGCTGAGGCACCCAATACGATTTTCATTTCACAGTTTCCATTTGTAAAAACGCCAACCATGTATCACTCCTGTTTTTTTGAAGTGGCGTATGACAAGGGCGGGAAGTGGATCATCGAACCGCATCGCTTGCGGCAAGCTGCTTGGTGGCCGTACCGCCATTTGCGCAATGGATTTCAACAGTTGCTGTCCGAAACCATCGCCGAACTTGTGTTTCGCCATCGTGTCATGGATCCGACGGGTCGATTGCATCCAAACGAATTATCGCAGAAGATTTTTTCGACCCTGTGCAATTTGGACAAGCCCATTCAAAATCTGATCCAATCCTTTGATTATCCAAAGGAGATTCCAAAACTCGTCCTATACAATGATGGGCAGTCGGGAGATCTGAGCCTGGAAGATTCCATTGTGCTCACATGCTTGAATGCCATTGGATTTGACATTGTGGCATTCAATCCCGCCGGGTTTAATGATGTGGAATCCTATATCTATTCCACACTGTTTGATACGCATCAATTGGATCAGATGGTTTTTGAACTTTCTATGGCTTCGAAAATGCATAAACCGATGCCGGAAAAACTGGGAATTCGAAAGCTGTTTAGCCTATTTTAGGAGGTACGAAGATGAGATTTGGACCGCAAGAAAGTCAAACAATGATTGCTCCAATACAGCCGCAAGCAACTTCACAGTTCGGTGCCGGGCTACAAGAAGCACAGGTTCTGGAAATTAAGGATGATGGACAGCTAACCACGAATGAAATGGCGTTGCGCCAAGCGCCGGCAGTGATCGCCATCTCGCAAAAGTTAAATGTCAACGATAAGAACGCAATTTTGGAATTTGGGAATGATCCTGCAGTAAAAATATCATCCTTTGCCGATCGCGTGCTGCATACGATCAAGTCAAAAAGCGTGACAGATTCCGGGGAAATGTTAAAACAACTGGCTACTGTCATGAAAAATTTTGACCATAAGGATTTTGAAGAAGAAAAAACAGGTCTTTTCGGGAAGATATTCGGCAATGCAAAGGCGACATTGGAAAAAATGTTTGCAAAGTATCAAACGATTGGAAATGACATCGATAAAATCTATAAATCTGTCAATACATACAAAAATGAGATTAATAACGCTAACCTCATGCTGGAAGATATGTTTGCCGAGAATCTTCAATACTATCATGAACTGGAAAAATACGTGGCAGCCGGAAATATGGTTGTGGAAGAACTGGAACGGGACGATTTGCCTTACTTTGAACAAAAGGCGCAAAGCGGCAGTCAGGAAGATCTGATGAATCTCGAAAATTTGCGGAATGTCATAGAACTGATCAAGCAGCGCGTTTATGACCTGGAGTTGGCAAAAGTGGTGGCCATGCAAAACGCGCCGCAAATTCGCCTGATTCAGAAAGGCAACTACAACTTGATCATGAAAATTCATTCCGCCTTTATTGTGACGATCCCGGTATTCAAAATTGGCCTCATTCAGGCGATCACATTGAAACGTCAAAAACTGATTGCGGATTCGATGTCTGCCTTGGATGATGCAACAAACCGCATGCTGTTGCAAAACGCGCAAAATATCAAGACACAAGGTGTAGAGATCGCAAGATTGTCCGGGCAGCCAAGTGTGAAAATCGAAACGGTGGAACAAACCTGGCGAACGATTTTGGAAGGGATTGAAGATACCAGGCGCATCGAGGAAGAGAATCGCCGTGCACGGGAAGATGGCACAAAACGATTGTCCCAGCTTCAGCGCGATTTTCGCGATAAGATGAAAACATTGGCTCTCTCAAGATAATATAAACTCTATTTGAATCTATCATATTGAATCTATCATAGGATAAAAGTTTAAGTTTACAAGCACTCGTTTAGCTGTGCCATGGAAAAAAGAAAAAGGAGATGTGAAACGATCATGCAATCGTTAGTCGTCAGTTTTCTGTTGATTTTGCTCATCGATGTCGGATTATCTACGGACAATGCAGCTGTCAATGCAGGGATTGTCAAAATGTTTCCGAAGCAAATGCGCAATAAAATCATGTTGTTAGGTGTACTCGTTGCCATTCTCATGCGGATTGTATTAACGGCAATTTCGGGATATCTCTATCTGATTCCCGGTTTGAAGTTGTTAGGCGGTATCTGGGTTGTGTTGATGGCAATTAAAATGTTCGGTCAGGAAGATGATGAAGAGAAACAAGTAAATACAAACGCGGGATATTTAGCGGCAGGCATCATGCTGGGATGGACAGACTTAACCATGTCCATGGACAACGTTCTTGCGCTCATCGGTGCTGCAAACGGAAATATCTTGCTTGTATCCATCGGTGTGATCATTACGATTCCACTCTTGTTTTTAGCGACAAAAGCGCTTGTTGCAATCATGGAAAAATATCCGAAGCTCAACTTTATTTTTGCAGGAATTTTGGGATATGTAGGCTTTAAAATGATCTTCGAGGATAGCGGCAACATCATTAAATTTTTCAATTGGGTTGCAACATATCCGACAAGTTTTTCTGCTTTGTCAGGAGTTCTCATTGTCGTTCTTATCGGATTGTGGGTCAATAGTCGTGCAGTTAAAGCCCGGCAGTCCTGATATAGATGTTTTAAGTGCGTGTTCAAAAAGTGGTTAAGCAATCCGCCGTGGAGTTTTGACTACTTTTTGAACATCCTCTTTTAGAAACTATTTGAAAGTGAGATGAATAAACAATGGCTCGTTTTTTACCTGCATCCGATGCAAAAGTTGCGCCAGTCGTCAATAGCAGCAAGAAACATCCGTTTCATAGCGTGTATGCTTCTGCTGAAGGTGAAATGGTCTATATCAATATGGAAGCGGTAGATGGGCTTCAAAGCGGAATGTCTTGCATTCGTGACATTGCGTTGATCATTGATATCAGTGGTTCCATGAATGCATATTACAAAAATGGCGAAGTTGCAAGGTTAGCAACAACGATTGTGGATATGTTGTCATCCTATGACGATGATGGGATTGATTTGTATTTCTTCTCCAATGGGTTGGTTTACGAGGCCAATGTAAAAAATGCCTCGGAAGTGCAAAAGGCGATTGACCAGGCACTGCTGCAGCCCGGCGCATTACAAAGTACAATGCCGACAGCGGCATTTCGCAAATTTACCGATCAATGCAAATCCAAGAAACGTGCCGGAACTGTTTTGTTCCTGACAGACGGAATGATGGATGACGGCGGACAGGACCTGGAGAATTTTTATACGAATGTGCTTCATACAGAGTTTAAGACAAGAGACCAATTTTATTGTTATGCGGTCGAATTTGGCAGAAGTGCGTTTGGTGCCTTAAATCGTTTGGATGGAAAATATTTCCCTGAGCAGGGCCCGGAAGACTTGTTTGACCTGGATAATATCAATGATTTGGAAAAAGTGACGTCTGTTTTGAAACAGGTAGGAGGCATGAGTGCAATCGGCAGCGATGTGGAAATGACGGCAAAATCCGACTCCGGTGCATTAATCGATATGGTAAACACCGATTTGATTCCGAATGGAATGGATTCCGTCAATGGACCGATTAACCAGATTATGAGTTTTCGGGTGAAACAAAGAGGACCATTCAATCTTCTTGTCAATATCAATGGATATGATCCAATGCATATTAAAGTGACTCCAAAAGGGCTTGATGTGGATCTTGTGATTGCGTAATGCGCGTGCAGACTTTCGGTCGACGGCGGGATCAGCAGCAAGCGGAAACGATATGCAGTTCGAATAGGAGCAGTATGGATAAGGGAGGATTACGGGATGGCTCGGTTTCGTGCATTAGATGAAGTGCAAATTGTACAAAGTCATAAAAATCATCCGTTTCACAATATTTATGGCGCTGTCGAAGGCGATATGGTTTATATCAATATGGAGGCAATTGATCATTTGAAAAAAGGAATGACGACACAACGGGATATGTATCTTGTTGTCGATATTTCCGGTTCAATGGAGCAATACTACAAGAGAAAAGGGTTTTTCAGCAATAAGCCTTCCGAGATTGAAACTTTAATCAGTACGATTGTAGATTCTGTTGCACCATATGATGATGATGGGATTGATGTATTGTTCTTTGGTTCCTTTATGGTATATCGAGCAAACATATCGAGCGCGTCCGAGGTTCCCAATGCGGTTGAACGCGCCATGCGCAGCCGTGGCGCATTCTCCTCTACCATGCCGATCGATTCCTTTAAAGCGATTACCGCGCAAATGGAAGAAAAACACCGTCCTGCTACTGTATTTTTCTTGACAGACGGTGCGATGGACGACGATGGGGATGCACTGCGTAATTACTATAAAAATGTTTTACATACAAAATGGAAAACAAGAGATTGGTTTTATTGCTACTCAATTGAATTCGGTGACAGCGCGGAAGGTGCATTAAATGTTCTTGATGGGCTATTTCCACCGGAGCAAGGTCCGGAAGATTTATTTGATTTGGAGAATGTTGATAATCTTTCCAAGATCACTGAGGTTTTACGGCAAGTAGGAGCCATGAGTGCCATTGGCAGCAATGACGAATTGGTCGCAACTGTAAGCAATGGATGTGTCATTGATATGGTGAATGCGGACTTGATCTCCGGTGGTCAGCAGTCGATTGCAGGCAGTATCAATCAAGTGATGAGTTTCCGGGTTCGGGCGAATCAACCCTTTGAATTATCCATTCGGATGGCTGGCTACGAAGAAATGAAGCTGGTATGTACACCGAAAGGATTCGATGTGGATATTCGAGTTGCGTAACGATTTATTGCAATACGATGATGATCTCACACGTTTAGGATCCCGCTCATCCAATCTTCGCAATCGTAATCCGATAAAATAGCGAACCCCAGTGGCTTATGCGAAATGGCTTATAAATACAATAGGAAAATCGTGAAACAAAAATAGTACCGCATCTTGCGGTGCTATTTTTCTATCAATAACAATATCAGGAATAATTGAATCCGTTCTATTCGAATGGCATTCTTTGCGGTAGTATACTGATAGGAACATGCTCGATATCAGTATTTACATTGTACCGGCCCCAATTTTCTATTTGAATTGTGTGCTGCCAATATACTAGTATCTGGAATATGAATAATTACATCTCCATATTTAATGGATTAGAAGAATTGCTTCACGATATTCTGAACAACAGAAAGTTAGGGGAATCAATGGGAAAGGTATTACTTTTGGATCTCGATGATGTTTGCGCATGCCATAATGAACGTTGGGTCGAAAGATTCTATGAAAAAACAGGGATTCTATTAGATCGAGAAGAATGGAGCAGTTGGGATTTGCATGAAGTATATTCGGAATCGATTACAAAGTCTCTCTATGAAATTCTTCAAGAGCCCGGATTTTTTCGATACTTACAGCCCAAATCCGGATGTGTGGAAGGTGTTCGGACATTGTATGAGGTAGGATTTGAAATTGTATTTGTTACAGCCAGTCCGCCTACTGCCTTATATGAGAAATATGAGTGGATAGAAGAATATTTTCCGTTTATTTCGAAATCGAACATCGTTCTGACACAAAGAAAAGATTTAGTGTATGGAGATATTCTTGTGGATGACGGCCCGCACAATTTGCTAAGATCGCCTGCGAAAACAAAAATTGTTTTTGACCATGCGTATAATCGCCATTTGCAGCAGTTTCAAAGGGTGAAAGATTGGAATGAACTTGTAAGGATTTTGAGAGATTATATGGAGGTAGGGGCGTAAGGGAACGTGATTTATCCAAAGTAAATTGCAAGTTGTGTGTCTATTTCTAAGAATACTTTATGTTGGGTGAGCAATAATGAAACAATCGCAAGCAATACATGAATTTTAGTGTATTTGTAGAAAAATGAGCATTGTAATGTCTATTATAACCGTGATATGATAACACCTGTCGCCGCAATGGACGGTGAAAACAATCGACAGAATGCAAGTGATGAAATGCGAAATAATTACCTGTTGATTTGAAATTTCGAATATGATAAATTATAAAAACGTCACTGCTTTGGCTGTGTCGGAATGATTTAAGAAGTTCCTTGAAAACTAAACAAGTGCAGGGAGTTATATATGTAACTCCTGTCATTAGTCAGCAATGATTCTGACAGGGTCAAGTAATGAATAGGTAGCTCCGACAACCTTCGGTTGCGGAGTAAATTCACACTAAGTGCTGAAGCACTAAGTGTTCATTCAAGAGTTTGATCCTGGCTCAGGACGAACGCTGGCGGCGTGCCTAATACATGCAAGTCGCGCGGATGATGCAAAGCTTGCTTTGCATTGTTAGCGGCGGACGGGTGAGTAACACGTGGGCAACCTGCCGAATCGTTTGGGATAACACCCGGAAACGGGTGCTAATACCGGATAGTTTCTTCCTTCGCATGAAGGGAGACGGAAAGGTCCGTTCGGACCGCGATTCGATGGGCCCGCGGCGCATTAGCTAGTTGGTGGGGTAACGGCTCACCAAGGCGACGATGCGTAGCCGACCTGAGAGGGTGACCGGCCACACTGGGACTGAGACACGGCCCAGACTCCTACGGGAGGCAGCAGTAGGGAATCTTCCGCAATGGGCGCAAGCCTGACGGAGCAACGCCGCGTGAGTGATGAAGGCCTTCGGGTTGTAAAACTCTGTCTTCGGAGACGAACCCGTACGGGAGGAAATGCCCGTGCGTTGACGGTATCCGAGGAGGAAGCCCCGGCTAACTACGTGCCAGCAGCCGCGGTAATACGTAGGGGGCAAGCGTTGTCCGGAATCACTGGGCGTAAAGCGCGCGCAGGCGGCATTTCACGTCTGGGGTGAAAGTCCAGAGCTCAACTCTGGGATGGCCTTGGAAACGGGAGTGCTTGAGCGTCGGAGAGGTAAGGGGAATTCCACGTGTAGCGGTGAAATGCGTAGAGATGTGGAGGAACACCAGTGGCGAAGGCGCCTTACTGGCCGATTGCTGACGCTGAGGCGCGAAAGCGTGGGGAGCAAACAGGATTAGATACCCTGGTAGTCCACGCCGTAAACGATGAGTGCTAGGTGTTGGAGGGTACCACCTCCAGTGCCGAAGCTAACGCATTAAGCACTCCGCCTGGGGAGTACGGTCGCAAGACTGAAACTCAAAGGAATTGACGGGGGCCCGCACAAGCAGTGGAGCATGTGGTTTAATTCGAAGCAACGCGAAGAACCTTACCAGGTCTTGACATCCCGCTGACCGGTGTAGCGATACACCTTCCCTTCGGGGCAGCGGTGACAGGTGGTGCATGGTTGTCGTCAGCTCGTGTCGTGAGATGTTGGGTTAAGTCCCGCAACGAGCGCAACCCTTGATCTGTGTTGCCAGCATTCAGTTGGGCACTCACAGGTGACTGCCGGCGACAAGCCGGAGGAAGGCGGGGATGACGTCAAATCATCATGCCCCTTATGACCTGGGCTACACACGTGCTACAATGGGCGGTACAACGGGATGCGAAGCCGCAAGGCGGAGCCAACCCCTGAAAACCGTTCACAGTTCGGATTGCAGGCTGCAACCCGCCTGTATGAAGCCGGAATTGCTAGTAATCGCGGATCAGCATGCCGCGGTGAATCCGTTCCCGGGCCTTGTACACACCGCCCGTCACACCACGAGAGTTGGCAACACCCGAAGTCGGTGGGGCAACCATTTGGAGCCAGCCGCCGAAGGTGGGGTCGATGATTGGGGTGAAGTCGTAACAAGGTAGCCGTATCGGAAGGTGCGGCTGGATCACCTCCTTTCTAAGGAATATAGAGCCTAATGGCTTACGACGAGTCGAATTGGAAGCGAGAAATGCCAGGAAGGGCTTGAAGTGATAGAAGGAGCGTACGTTTTTGGTACGTGACTGACAGAACGAAAGATCTGACAAAGCAGTCCGATGCTTATCATTCGACGAAAAAGGACATCTCGTTACAGGATGTCCCCCTGCACTTGGTTAGTTTTGAGGGAACCTCCCTCAACTGGAAACATCTGATGGTTGCATCGCTGGATGCAGCGTATTAAGATGGATTTCCTGCTTCCGCAAGGAAGCGTGAATATGGAATGGCTTTTTTATGTACTTTGTTCTTGATGTTCTTTGAAAACTGGATAGCGAATT
Above is a window of Fodinisporobacter ferrooxydans DNA encoding:
- a CDS encoding MFS transporter, whose product is MQRNFRYVIISMVVFMTVINYIDRGAIAYAQASIIKLFHLNPKSWGEVLGYFGYGYMFGALFGGVLADKKGPKFVWILFGTLWSIFEAGTAFAGDIGMAMFGGSAIAGFAIFRILFGFAEGPAFSTINRTMANWAAPKERGFVASLGVLGAPLGSLITAPVAVGLLSVTSWQTTFLILGAIGIIWVIIWAKVFKNKPDEHPSVSKEELEEIRSSKDLLANETTLVQAEKERITVGDFFKNPTLFFNAIGYFAFQYVNFLLLTWTPKYLQDQFHYSLGKLWYLGMIPWIGACATVLLGGKISDSLRRKTGSLKVARSGLAVVSLLLTAICFLAIPAVHSVTAVLLLMAVGNAFNFLPNSVYWTIIIDTEPSKAGTFGGITHFITNIATIVAPMLTGYLVADSGYKAMFIAAAIAAVVGMLAMIFVNPGRNNRGQINKVTAA
- a CDS encoding YceG family protein; the protein is MERWSLNRLEIETINARTSIDLLQELTTPVYQRAGFQYTNDVVTIPRYFYRLVGNDQSEKEYYKKVEQFYLAVEKLGELGNCITDGLDRMISEDFLRLFASAWDRIALLSDIQPDRVIQILRTYELFPDFPNKVLQKQFQENFKGLLEYYFDISQEMLEPEEFKSILQYCMHWLQVYLKPMCMNYDYIYSNPKFFYYGMITKEEIFFLIYAASFGFDVVYMNPQSECDFTLLDPQQLFSIEELTYQRTAIRPLHTIQTQERAETLAYQSTIEIDQMLQETETIAFKSWQCVDCEVEAKTLKTTYDEILILWKEQAMFRSHWSYENNRLTIPNIFAKVIGSLRDTNAFLGQVRRFAEAPNTIFISQFPFVKTPTMYHSCFFEVAYDKGGKWIIEPHRLRQAAWWPYRHLRNGFQQLLSETIAELVFRHRVMDPTGRLHPNELSQKIFSTLCNLDKPIQNLIQSFDYPKEIPKLVLYNDGQSGDLSLEDSIVLTCLNAIGFDIVAFNPAGFNDVESYIYSTLFDTHQLDQMVFELSMASKMHKPMPEKLGIRKLFSLF
- a CDS encoding toxic anion resistance protein, whose translation is MRFGPQESQTMIAPIQPQATSQFGAGLQEAQVLEIKDDGQLTTNEMALRQAPAVIAISQKLNVNDKNAILEFGNDPAVKISSFADRVLHTIKSKSVTDSGEMLKQLATVMKNFDHKDFEEEKTGLFGKIFGNAKATLEKMFAKYQTIGNDIDKIYKSVNTYKNEINNANLMLEDMFAENLQYYHELEKYVAAGNMVVEELERDDLPYFEQKAQSGSQEDLMNLENLRNVIELIKQRVYDLELAKVVAMQNAPQIRLIQKGNYNLIMKIHSAFIVTIPVFKIGLIQAITLKRQKLIADSMSALDDATNRMLLQNAQNIKTQGVEIARLSGQPSVKIETVEQTWRTILEGIEDTRRIEEENRRAREDGTKRLSQLQRDFRDKMKTLALSR
- a CDS encoding YjbE family putative metal transport protein (Members of this highly hydrophobic protein family,regularly are found preceded by the yybP-ykoY manganese riboswitch (see RF00080). A metal cation transport function is proposed.) produces the protein MQSLVVSFLLILLIDVGLSTDNAAVNAGIVKMFPKQMRNKIMLLGVLVAILMRIVLTAISGYLYLIPGLKLLGGIWVVLMAIKMFGQEDDEEKQVNTNAGYLAAGIMLGWTDLTMSMDNVLALIGAANGNILLVSIGVIITIPLLFLATKALVAIMEKYPKLNFIFAGILGYVGFKMIFEDSGNIIKFFNWVATYPTSFSALSGVLIVVLIGLWVNSRAVKARQS
- a CDS encoding VWA domain-containing protein — translated: MARFLPASDAKVAPVVNSSKKHPFHSVYASAEGEMVYINMEAVDGLQSGMSCIRDIALIIDISGSMNAYYKNGEVARLATTIVDMLSSYDDDGIDLYFFSNGLVYEANVKNASEVQKAIDQALLQPGALQSTMPTAAFRKFTDQCKSKKRAGTVLFLTDGMMDDGGQDLENFYTNVLHTEFKTRDQFYCYAVEFGRSAFGALNRLDGKYFPEQGPEDLFDLDNINDLEKVTSVLKQVGGMSAIGSDVEMTAKSDSGALIDMVNTDLIPNGMDSVNGPINQIMSFRVKQRGPFNLLVNINGYDPMHIKVTPKGLDVDLVIA
- a CDS encoding VWA domain-containing protein yields the protein MARFRALDEVQIVQSHKNHPFHNIYGAVEGDMVYINMEAIDHLKKGMTTQRDMYLVVDISGSMEQYYKRKGFFSNKPSEIETLISTIVDSVAPYDDDGIDVLFFGSFMVYRANISSASEVPNAVERAMRSRGAFSSTMPIDSFKAITAQMEEKHRPATVFFLTDGAMDDDGDALRNYYKNVLHTKWKTRDWFYCYSIEFGDSAEGALNVLDGLFPPEQGPEDLFDLENVDNLSKITEVLRQVGAMSAIGSNDELVATVSNGCVIDMVNADLISGGQQSIAGSINQVMSFRVRANQPFELSIRMAGYEEMKLVCTPKGFDVDIRVA
- a CDS encoding 5' nucleotidase, NT5C type → MGKVLLLDLDDVCACHNERWVERFYEKTGILLDREEWSSWDLHEVYSESITKSLYEILQEPGFFRYLQPKSGCVEGVRTLYEVGFEIVFVTASPPTALYEKYEWIEEYFPFISKSNIVLTQRKDLVYGDILVDDGPHNLLRSPAKTKIVFDHAYNRHLQQFQRVKDWNELVRILRDYMEVGA